The DNA window GCGCGCCCGCAGCTCGTGCGCGTGGTTGAGGTAGGAGTGCAGGAAGCTGATCGCGATCGAGGTGATACCGAACGCGCGCAGCCGTGCCGTTGCTTTGCGCACGCCCTCCTCGTCGAGCGGCGTCTCGACCTCGCCCTCGGCGGTCATCCGTTCGTCGACCTCGAGCCGCACCCGACGTCGGGCGATCGGGTACGGCGCCGGCAGCGACGGGTCCCAGATGTCCTCCTTGTAGCAACGGCGGAACTCGATCTCGTCGCGGAAGCCCCTCGTGACGATCAGCCCGGTCGGCGCGCCGGTCATCTGGATCATCGTGTTGTCGCCGGTGGTCGTGCCGTGCACGATCGTGTCGGTCCGGCCGAGCAGCTCGTGGAGGCTGAGCCCTTCCGCCGCGGCGGCCTGGGTCAGCGCGTTGACGACGCCGTCGCTCTGGTCGGCGGGGGTGGTCGGCGACTTCTCGAGCAGCAGGCTGCCGTCGGGCCGCATCACGACGCAGTCGGTGAAGGTGCCGCCGACGTCGACACCGATTCGATAACCCGCCACGGAGCTAGCCCTTCGCCGCGCGCGCGGCGCGTTCCTTCTGGGTGGCGTCCTCGTCGAGCGCGAGCGTCATGTCCTCGAGCGATCCGGTGATGACGACGCCGTAGTCGCGCTTCGCCGCCTCGATCGAGACGTACTCGTCCCACACGTCGTCGAGCACCGCCTGCGGGTCGCGCAGGAGCGGGTCGCCCCAGCCCCCACCGCCGCCGAACTTGTAGTCCAGCCGGTCGCCGGTGTCGAGCAGTACGCCGGACACCGCGGTCTCGACCTTCGTCTCCCCGACGTAGCAGATGTCGGGAGACCCGTCATGGCCGCCGGCGATGCCCGGGTGGGTGTGACGCTGGTTGACGACGTACTGGTTGATCTGGGTCGGAGTACGCACCTCTTTGATGAAGTGGCTGCCGCAGCCGCCCCGCCACTGACCGGGGCCTCCCGAGTCGGTGATGAAGTTGCGGCCGCGCAGGATGTGCGGGAACAGCTGCTCGTTGATCTCCGCGCTCGCCTTGATGAGGTTGCCCATCGAGGCCGCGAGCGCGCCCCAGCCGTCGGTGCCCTTGACCGCGCTCACCCAGCCGGCACTGACCTCGCCGCCGTGGTCGAAGAACGGGCGTCCCGTGCGCGGGTCCACGTCGCCCCACATCTGGCGCGGGCTGCCGAACTTGTAGCTCTGCGGGCAGCACCGGTCCGGGAGGATCTTGCTCATCGCGATGGCGATCGCGTCGCCGACCTCCACCCCTGGGTGATGGGTCCCGCTCGAGACCGGCTTGCCCTCCGTCGGGTTGAGACAGCACCCCTCCGGCACCCGCAGGTCGATGCAGTTGAAGAAGCCCTCGTTCTTGGGGATCGTCGGGTCGACCAGGCTCGCCAGCTGCGCGATGACGTTGCCGCGGGTGTTGCCGAACGTCGACCACGCCTGGATGTGGGGCCGGGTGTCGGAGCCCTCGAAGTCGATGATCAGCCGATCACCGGTCACCGTGATCTCGCAGTGCACGTGGATGTCGGTGTTGCCGGCCGGATCGTGGTCGCAGTAGACGTCCGCGGTGTAGGTGCCGTCGGGCCAGCTTGCGATCTCCTCGGAGAACCGACGCGTCGCGTCGGCGATCGTCCAGTCGACGGTCCCCTGCAGCGCGGCCGCGCCGTACTCCTCGATGATCTCGGTCAGCCGCCGGGCGCCGAGCTGCGCGGCGCCGACCTGCGAACGCAGGTCGCCGATGAAGCCGGGCAGCCGACTGTTCGACCGCATCATCAGTACGACGTCTCGCCGCTCCACGCCGCGCTCGACGAGCTTGAGCACCGGGTAGCGGACGCCCTCGCTCCAGATGTCCTTGGCGAACACGTTGTAACCGCCGGCCATCGCGCCGCCGGTGTCGCCGTGGTGGCACTGGATGGAGGCGAACAGCATCAGGTTGCCGTCCGGGTCGAACACCGGCGCGAAGACGTTGACGTCGGGCAGGTGGCCGCCGCCGTGGTAGGGGTCGTTGGCGATCAGCACGTCGCCCGGGTAGAGCTCGCCGTCGAAGAACTCGCTGGCGAAACGGACCGGCAGCGTCGAGGAGAGCATGAACTGCGGGATGCCGACCGACAGCGCCGCGAGCCGGCCGTGGGCGTCGAGGATGGTCGCGTTGCGCTCGTTGGACTGGTTGAGGATGGGCGTCGTCGCGGTGCGCGACACGTACGTCGCCATCTCGAAGCAGATGGTCTCCATCGCCGAGCGGATCACCGTCGCGGTGACCGCGTCGACCCCTGGGCTGGCCTCGATCGTCACGGCGGAGCCTCCGTAAGAGAATCTGGACGGCGCTGGAGGAGAACGCTGCTCTCCTACGTGTGGAAGTCTGTCACAGCGGAGCGAATGGCACATCCGCTCTCGCACGTCGGCCGAATGGAAGATTGCTATGGCTAGAGGGGGGCGGATGGCACATCCGCTCTACGAGGGTCCGCCGTTCGATCCCGACGCGTTCATCGCCTCCGGCCGGCCGCTCACGATGGGCGGCTTCCTGCTCGAGATCGCCCGCCGGTACGCCGCCAACGAGGCGCTGGTCTTCGACGACCCGCTGCGAGGCGGCGAGACGATCCGCTGGACGTACGCCGACCTCGAGCGACAGGCACGCGACGTCGCTCGCGCCCTCATCGCGCGCGGGGTCAACCCGGGCGAGCGCGTCGCGACACTGATGGCCAACCGGCCCGAGGCGGTCGCGGCCTACTTCGGGGCGGCCCTCGCCGGCGCGGTGATCGT is part of the Mycobacteriales bacterium genome and encodes:
- a CDS encoding hydantoinase B/oxoprolinase family protein — its product is MTIEASPGVDAVTATVIRSAMETICFEMATYVSRTATTPILNQSNERNATILDAHGRLAALSVGIPQFMLSSTLPVRFASEFFDGELYPGDVLIANDPYHGGGHLPDVNVFAPVFDPDGNLMLFASIQCHHGDTGGAMAGGYNVFAKDIWSEGVRYPVLKLVERGVERRDVVLMMRSNSRLPGFIGDLRSQVGAAQLGARRLTEIIEEYGAAALQGTVDWTIADATRRFSEEIASWPDGTYTADVYCDHDPAGNTDIHVHCEITVTGDRLIIDFEGSDTRPHIQAWSTFGNTRGNVIAQLASLVDPTIPKNEGFFNCIDLRVPEGCCLNPTEGKPVSSGTHHPGVEVGDAIAIAMSKILPDRCCPQSYKFGSPRQMWGDVDPRTGRPFFDHGGEVSAGWVSAVKGTDGWGALAASMGNLIKASAEINEQLFPHILRGRNFITDSGGPGQWRGGCGSHFIKEVRTPTQINQYVVNQRHTHPGIAGGHDGSPDICYVGETKVETAVSGVLLDTGDRLDYKFGGGGGWGDPLLRDPQAVLDDVWDEYVSIEAAKRDYGVVITGSLEDMTLALDEDATQKERAARAAKG